The Hymenobacter sp. 5317J-9 genome has a window encoding:
- a CDS encoding carboxypeptidase-like regulatory domain-containing protein, translating into MRLLLSFLAAFFFYTLSAPAAQARELTPDSSKVAPAPVKSRATAAAATKATSAATVTLIGKIMDGAQALPGAVVVLTGTNQMTVTNAAGEFTFDVPAHAGPLQATVTYAGYADAAVTLSPAFNGATIGVCKVRPAALAPTKSHLR; encoded by the coding sequence ATGCGCCTGCTGCTTTCGTTTCTCGCTGCTTTCTTTTTCTACACCCTGTCGGCACCGGCGGCGCAGGCCCGGGAATTGACTCCCGATAGCAGCAAAGTAGCCCCGGCGCCCGTGAAGTCCCGGGCCACGGCCGCTGCAGCGACTAAAGCTACATCGGCCGCCACCGTGACCTTGATTGGCAAAATTATGGACGGCGCCCAAGCCCTGCCCGGCGCCGTAGTGGTGCTCACCGGCACTAATCAGATGACCGTTACCAATGCCGCCGGCGAATTTACCTTCGACGTGCCCGCCCACGCCGGACCCCTGCAGGCCACCGTTACCTACGCCGGCTACGCCGATGCCGCCGTGACGCTGAGCCCGGCCTTCAACGGCGCCACCATCGGCGTGTGCAAAGTGCGGCCGGCAGCGCTTGCCCCCACCAAAAGTCACCTGCGCTAG